TCCTGACGTTCTAACTTGTCAGACAACCATTTGCTTGTGGCGTTCAGTGAGGATTGTATAATCGCTTTAATCGTACCGCGATCGACCCATGTACTCTCATAAATTCCGCCTTCGCCCGTTCCAGCCTCAGCACCCACTTCACGGAACGCTACAGAAGCCTTAACTAGACCATAGCCCTGCTGGCTCAGGGAGCGTGTAGAACTCTCGATTAGCTCTAGGTGTTGGCAATAGCCCATGCCGATCGCCAATGCTGTTAATGTGTTCTCAATATGGGTTGCAGAAGATCGATATAGCCAGCAAATCTCTTCGTCAATCTCTGGGAATTGACAAATAATTTTTGCCTCCATAATAAAGGGGCTATCTACAGACTTGCTCTCAGCAAAATCATATTTCTCTCCGAATCTGGTTCGAGAGTCGTCGTAGTACAACTGAGACTCAACTGCCAGTTGGGACTGCTTCAACTCCTTTTTAAGGACAGTCTCGGTATCATCCAGGTAGTGTTGAAGTGAAAAAGTCAGAACAGTAAACTGACATTGATAGACTTTAACTCGGATATAGGGGTTGATGGACTGCTTCAGATGCCGATCGCTCAAAATTGATGAGCCAAGCTCAAAGAGTTCTACATCGTTGAGATCAAATCGACCAGAAGCTGAAGCAGTTGCCAGAAATCTTTGAATCTCGCCGAGGATAATGGGACTGGATATCTCAGATTTAAGGGGTTCTGAAAATAAAGCCTGAATGCGATCGGGAATGGACAATAGATTTGGGTTAGAAGTTTGCTCGGAGGGCAACTGCTGGGTATAAGGAAATGCCCTAGCTCGAATCGCCACCTCTAGATCATTAATTAAGCTGTTAAAATTGGCAAACCCAATATCAGGCAAACTTGCCAACATCGCTCGAATGCGCTGGCTCTGCTGTTCTCTGTTCGATCGATTCGATCGCGCACTGGGCAAAAAACCTGCCGCCTCTAAGAGGCGATCCGCTCCTTCTTTTCTCAGTTGCAGACGTTTTTGTTTTGCTCCCTTAGATATTTTCTTATGCTCTAAGAGAGAGGGGGAGGTTAGAAAGTCCCAAAGCTTCACCAAGTGAACCCGATGAATAGATAAACCCCGATCCCCAAGAGTCTGCATAAATGTCACCAGCGGCTGACGGCTGATACCTAAACCTTGTGCTAATTCTACGTTGGTAGCCTCTAAGTCAGCCTTAAACTGCTCTAATACCTGATGTAGATTCTGCCAAAACTGCTTTTGTTCTTCATCATATTTCGTAGGGTGGTCTTGAAGATGATCGCTCATAAGAACCTGCTAGCTGTTAGCCGGAGGTGGTTGCAATTCTGTGATGACGTATAAAATCTAGATTCTAAAACTTGATAGAGCGTAGTCATTTGGAAGTTCACTGAAAGAGCCTACACCACTTTATCTGGGAAGTGTCTATTTTATAGACATATAAAGAGCGGACTTTGACTCAAAACGAAGAAACTTATAGAAAATAATTGCTTCCTGTCTAGATAATTGACAGAAAAGTACTGTAAGCTGATAGAAAATTATAGATGCTGCCATTGTAACTGTACCTCTCACAGTCGAGCGCCGCCCTATGTCTTTGAAAAAGCGTAATCGTGGTTATATTTTAATTCCGGAAGGATTGCAAAAGCTCCAGCGTCGGTTGCGGGAGTGGGAATCGGCGCGAAATACTGGATATCGCTATTCCCAAGAAAAGCTGGCAGAGATGACGGGCTTGCATTCCGATACTATTCGCAAAGTGTTGGGAGCCACAGAGGGAAGCGATCTGAGTAGCATTGAGCGGATGTTTCAATCCTTCGATCTGGCTCTGGCTGAGCAAGATTATGTGCAGGTGGGACAAACCCCGGATCGGAGTTTTGTGGGTAGAGAAGAGGCGATCGTTGCGCTCAATAAGATAGCTCAAGATGCAAAAATTATTGTGATTCATGGGCGGGGCGGCGTTGGTAAAACCACGTTAGCTCGGAAATATTTCAAGCAAGGCACATTTGCCCTATGTCTAGAAAAATGGATGGCAACAGAAACCAAGAACATTATTTCAGTTGAAAGTATTGTAGAAGAATGGCTACGTCGTTATTTTCATGAAGAACCTGGCTGCGAGTTTGGCATTACCCTTTCGCGATTGAGGGAGAAGCTTCGCAAACATCCCCAGCATATTGGTATTTTGATCGACAACTTAGAACCTGCTTTAAATGGTGATGGCAGCTTTATTGCTGATCACCGTCGTTATGTTGAACTTTTAACGGTTCTATCTGATCCGGATGTTAATGCTTTAACTTTGGTCACTAGCCGAGAGAGGTTGCTTGAAAATATTACAGTAAGTCACTATCACTTGGATGGATTGTCCTTGGAAGCATGGCATCAGTTTTTTGAATCGAAAGGAATTCAAAGCAGTCCAGCAATCCTGGCTATGCACCAGTTCTATGACGGTAATGCCAAAGCAATGGATATTTTGAGCGCTTCCGTTTGCTTAGAATTTGAGGGTGATGCGGAAATCTATTGGCAGACGAATCAGAACTACTTACCACCAGAATTAGAAGGTTTGGTGAGGAAGCAGTTTCAACGTCTGGAGCAAGTTAATTCTAGCGAATATAACCTTCTCTGTCGTTCAGGCTGTTATCGCTATCAAGATGTTCCTTCCGTTCCTATTGCAGGACTAGATTGTCTTCTATGGGATGTTGCGGAGGATGAACGTTATAGTGTTATTCAATCATTAAAAAACCGTTCGTTACTTACATTCCATAAAGGACAGTTCTGGATTCACCCTGTCATTCGTAAAGAGTCGATTCGACGCTTGAAAACGACGAGAGATTGGCACGAAGCAAACTTGAGAGCTGCTAGCTTTTTGGGGCAAAGTATCCAGTTAATTCAAAAAACACCAGAGGCGCTCACAGCTTTGGAGCCTTACCACCACTATGTACAAATCGGTGATTTTCCAAGAGCAGCAGATGTGTTGATGGGAAAACGCTTAAATGTTTGGGGAACAAATGAATCCCTAATGCGCTCATTTTACAAGCGCGGTTTTTTACAACAAATGGTAAACTCTATTTCCAATGTGTTGGATAACCTCACTATCGAGGAAGATGCAACCCCATTAGAGCAATTAAACTATGCCTACCGAAAGGCAAAATTGCGGCATACATTGGGAGCGATCGCCTGGTTGTCAGGTCATATCCCGGAGGCAATTCAGCACTGCGAGGAAGCAAAAAAAACTGCGGCGAGTGCGTTGTTAGTGGGTGAATCTGACTCCTATCTAAGGGATGTCAGGTTGAATCTTAAGATCGTTGAAATCAATGCGCGATTGACGATCGGCATTTGCAAGATTGGATTTTGGGACTTGGAAACAGCCCTTGCTGATTTTCTTGAAATTGTAGAACTCAGCAGAGCCGTGAACTATGAAAAATTTGCGCCTTCTGCTCTGTTCTATGTGGCTTTCTTACAGTCCTATTTGGGTCAGACACAGTCCGCATTAGAAATTGCAAATAGGCTCTATGATGATTTACCAGAGAAGAGTTTACCGTTTTGGGTGACGGAATATCGTCTGTCTTATCTAGGACAAACCTACATGAAATTAGGAGAACTCGAAAGGGCAGTCAAAATTTTCGATCGCGTACTTGAATGTATTCAGGCTAGCCCATATACCCAGGCAGCCATCAAAGCTCAGAATGGCAGAGCGGAGCTTCATCGACGAGAGGGGAATTTTCCAGCGGCTGTAGTGTGTCATGCCGAGGCAATTCGTGTAGCAACAGAAATGGGTGCCCAATATGATCTAGCCGAGGCTTATTATCAGCAGGGTTTAACTTACAGAGAGGCAAACCAGCTTGATGAAGGTAACGCTAGCTTTGAGCGGGCAAAACAAATTTTTGAACAGATTCACGCACCGAAGCAGGTTACAAAAGTTCAGACAGCTCTGGAGAGTGATGCTATGCCCTCCCAACTACTTCAAGAAACTGAGACATTTAGTTTTGAGCCACTTTGTGAAAGCAGAAATACTTTGAAGATTGAGTGGAAGATTATTTTAGATGCTCCTTTTGAGGAGACATCAAGTGAGCAGATAGAGGTAATCATTGAATATTTACGGCATACATCAAAGGATTATTCTATTAGACTAAAACAGACTAATTCTGGGAGCATAGTTATAACACTTGAGGGATCTGAAGAGGGATTTAAGATTATTCAAGCTCTTTATAAAGAGGGTAAACTTACTGAAACAATCGGTTTACCTGTCAAGTTTGTTGGTTGTGAATTACCTCAACCAAATACTAAAAATTCAAACACCCAGCCGAATGTCGATATCTTCTTTTCTTACTCCCATCGAGATGAATTGTTAAGGAGTCAGCTTGAGAAACATCTCAGTGCTATCCATAATGGAAAAATAAAGGGATGGCATGATCGGCAAATCGGACCAGGCAGTGAATGGCAAGGTAAAATTGACCACCATTTA
The DNA window shown above is from Timaviella obliquedivisa GSE-PSE-MK23-08B and carries:
- a CDS encoding tetratricopeptide repeat protein; the protein is MSLKKRNRGYILIPEGLQKLQRRLREWESARNTGYRYSQEKLAEMTGLHSDTIRKVLGATEGSDLSSIERMFQSFDLALAEQDYVQVGQTPDRSFVGREEAIVALNKIAQDAKIIVIHGRGGVGKTTLARKYFKQGTFALCLEKWMATETKNIISVESIVEEWLRRYFHEEPGCEFGITLSRLREKLRKHPQHIGILIDNLEPALNGDGSFIADHRRYVELLTVLSDPDVNALTLVTSRERLLENITVSHYHLDGLSLEAWHQFFESKGIQSSPAILAMHQFYDGNAKAMDILSASVCLEFEGDAEIYWQTNQNYLPPELEGLVRKQFQRLEQVNSSEYNLLCRSGCYRYQDVPSVPIAGLDCLLWDVAEDERYSVIQSLKNRSLLTFHKGQFWIHPVIRKESIRRLKTTRDWHEANLRAASFLGQSIQLIQKTPEALTALEPYHHYVQIGDFPRAADVLMGKRLNVWGTNESLMRSFYKRGFLQQMVNSISNVLDNLTIEEDATPLEQLNYAYRKAKLRHTLGAIAWLSGHIPEAIQHCEEAKKTAASALLVGESDSYLRDVRLNLKIVEINARLTIGICKIGFWDLETALADFLEIVELSRAVNYEKFAPSALFYVAFLQSYLGQTQSALEIANRLYDDLPEKSLPFWVTEYRLSYLGQTYMKLGELERAVKIFDRVLECIQASPYTQAAIKAQNGRAELHRREGNFPAAVVCHAEAIRVATEMGAQYDLAEAYYQQGLTYREANQLDEGNASFERAKQIFEQIHAPKQVTKVQTALESDAMPSQLLQETETFSFEPLCESRNTLKIEWKIILDAPFEETSSEQIEVIIEYLRHTSKDYSIRLKQTNSGSIVITLEGSEEGFKIIQALYKEGKLTETIGLPVKFVGCELPQPNTKNSNTQPNVDIFFSYSHRDELLRSQLEKHLSAIHNGKIKGWHDRQIGPGSEWQGKIDHHLEISHIILLLVSSDFIASRYCYDIELVRAMKRHDAGDARVIPIILRPVFWQDTPFGRLQALPKGCVPVTSWENQDEAFLDISIGIRSVVDEIFLKCKTS